A stretch of Phytoactinopolyspora mesophila DNA encodes these proteins:
- a CDS encoding FCD domain-containing protein, with product MKAYELVLEWVEAEIAGHRLRLGDRLPSERAMADQLGVSRTSVREAIRVLEAMGVIRTAVGSGPEAGAVIVAEPRSPLTSALRLHLATSHLPIGDIVQTRILLESWAVRQAGEGADSDALGVAERLLDAMDDPGLGPEQFHLLDAEFHVVLTALAGNALVTTVMAALREAIHGYVIEAVPRLDNWAETAFRLRREHRDVLAAVRAGDAEGAATLVTDHIDGFYRAARLH from the coding sequence GTGAAGGCGTACGAGCTCGTGCTGGAGTGGGTCGAAGCTGAGATCGCCGGGCACCGCCTTCGTTTGGGCGACCGGCTGCCGAGTGAGCGTGCGATGGCCGACCAGCTGGGAGTCAGCCGTACATCAGTGCGTGAGGCGATCCGGGTCCTGGAGGCCATGGGTGTGATCAGGACCGCCGTGGGCTCCGGCCCCGAGGCCGGCGCCGTGATCGTCGCTGAGCCGCGTTCGCCCCTCACCTCCGCCTTGAGGCTGCATCTGGCGACCAGCCATCTGCCGATCGGGGATATCGTCCAAACCCGCATCTTGCTCGAATCCTGGGCAGTCCGCCAGGCCGGCGAGGGGGCTGATTCAGACGCCCTCGGTGTCGCTGAGCGGTTGCTCGACGCCATGGACGATCCGGGGCTCGGGCCGGAGCAGTTCCATCTGCTTGATGCCGAGTTTCACGTCGTGCTTACGGCCCTCGCGGGCAACGCCCTCGTCACTACGGTCATGGCGGCACTTCGCGAGGCGATCCACGGATACGTCATCGAAGCCGTGCCACGTCTCGACAACTGGGCGGAGACGGCGTTCCGGTTGCGTCGCGAGCATCGGGATGTGCTGGCGGCCGTACGTGCCGGCGACGCCGAGGGGGCGGCCACCCTGGTCACGGACCATATCGATGGATTTTACCGGGCCGCCCGGCTGCATTGA
- a CDS encoding LacI family DNA-binding transcriptional regulator — protein MTRPSPNIRQVAQRAGVSVGTVSNVLNRPELVTPSTRERVEAAIRDLRFVRNDSARQLRVGRSRTLGLVVLDISNPFFTDVARGVEDTANREGLAVIVCNSDEDAAKEASHLDLLAEMRVQGVLINPIEESGERIKALRERGTPVVLFDRQAESPDECSVAVDDILGGKQAVEHLIERGHRTILFLGGPSTLRQVRERHEGAVQAAQQATAQVELTVMSTSALNVTGGRDAGDQIAALPETQRPSAVFCANDLVALGLLQALTHAGLRVPADVAIVGYDDIDFAAAAAVPLSSIRQPRQLLGRTGAEQLLDETSNPDHEHRQVVFEPELIVRASSARQR, from the coding sequence ATGACCCGGCCCTCTCCGAACATCCGGCAGGTTGCGCAGCGAGCCGGGGTTTCGGTGGGGACGGTCTCAAATGTGCTCAACCGCCCCGAGCTCGTCACACCCAGCACTCGTGAACGGGTCGAGGCCGCCATCAGGGACCTGCGGTTCGTCCGCAACGACTCGGCACGCCAGCTACGTGTCGGCCGGAGCAGAACGCTCGGCTTGGTGGTGCTCGACATCTCGAACCCCTTCTTCACCGATGTCGCCCGCGGCGTCGAGGACACCGCCAACCGTGAAGGGCTGGCCGTCATCGTCTGCAACAGCGACGAAGACGCCGCCAAGGAAGCATCGCACCTCGACCTGCTGGCCGAGATGCGAGTTCAAGGGGTGCTGATCAATCCGATCGAGGAGTCCGGGGAACGGATAAAAGCGCTGCGGGAGCGCGGCACACCCGTCGTGCTCTTCGACCGCCAGGCCGAATCGCCGGACGAGTGCTCGGTGGCCGTCGATGACATCCTGGGCGGGAAACAGGCCGTGGAGCACCTCATCGAACGCGGCCATCGCACAATCCTCTTCCTCGGCGGGCCGTCCACCCTCCGGCAGGTCCGGGAGCGGCACGAGGGCGCCGTACAAGCCGCCCAACAGGCCACCGCCCAGGTCGAACTCACGGTCATGAGCACCTCGGCGCTCAATGTCACTGGCGGCCGGGACGCCGGCGACCAAATCGCCGCTCTCCCGGAAACGCAGCGCCCCAGCGCGGTGTTCTGCGCCAATGACCTGGTTGCCTTGGGCCTGCTGCAGGCACTCACCCATGCTGGCCTCCGCGTCCCGGCAGACGTCGCAATCGTGGGGTATGACGACATCGATTTCGCCGCTGCCGCCGCAGTGCCGCTGTCCTCGATTCGTCAGCCCCGCCAGTTGCTCGGCCGCACGGGCGCCGAGCAGTTGCTCGACGAGACCAGCAACCCTGACCATGAACATCGCCAGGTGGTATTCGAGCCTGAGTTGATCGTCCGCGCGTCCAGCGCGCGGCAACGCTGA
- the rhaI gene encoding L-rhamnose isomerase: protein MTIIEAGLRALAVETASWAYANSGTRFKVFAQPGVPRDPFEKIEDAAVVHRLTGAAPSVALHIPWDRVADYAKLADHAKQEGVKIGAINANVFQDDDYKLGSVTHPDPSVRRKATDHLLECIDVMDLTGSDTLKLWFADGTNYPGQDSIRARQDRLAEALAETYNRLGEHQRMLLEYKLFEPSFYTMDVPDWGTSYAHCLELGPKAQVVIDTGHHAPGTNIEFIVAFLLRANKLGGFDFNSRFYADDDLMVGAADPFQLFRIMHEIVSAGALDPEAGIAFMLDQCHNIEPKIPAIIRSVLNVQELTAKALLIDASALAAAQENGDVLGANEIFMDAFYTDVRPLLAQWRIDRGLDADPMAAYRQSGYDEKITAERVGGEQAGWGA, encoded by the coding sequence ATGACGATCATTGAAGCCGGGTTGCGTGCTCTGGCTGTCGAGACGGCGTCCTGGGCGTACGCGAACTCCGGCACGCGGTTCAAGGTGTTCGCCCAGCCAGGGGTGCCGAGAGACCCATTCGAGAAGATCGAGGACGCCGCCGTCGTTCATCGGCTCACCGGCGCCGCGCCATCGGTTGCGCTGCATATCCCCTGGGATCGGGTAGCCGACTACGCCAAGTTGGCCGATCATGCCAAACAAGAAGGCGTGAAGATCGGCGCGATCAACGCGAACGTCTTCCAGGACGACGACTACAAGCTGGGCAGCGTGACGCATCCCGACCCGTCGGTGCGGCGAAAAGCCACAGACCACCTGCTCGAGTGCATAGATGTCATGGACCTCACCGGGTCGGACACCCTGAAGCTCTGGTTCGCGGACGGCACCAACTACCCCGGCCAGGACAGTATCCGCGCGCGGCAAGACCGCCTCGCCGAGGCCCTCGCGGAGACGTACAACCGCCTCGGGGAGCACCAGAGGATGCTCCTGGAGTACAAACTCTTCGAGCCATCGTTCTACACCATGGATGTGCCGGACTGGGGTACGTCATATGCGCATTGCCTAGAGCTGGGACCAAAGGCGCAAGTGGTCATCGACACCGGCCACCACGCACCTGGCACCAACATCGAGTTCATCGTGGCCTTCCTGCTACGTGCGAACAAGCTCGGCGGATTCGACTTCAACTCACGGTTCTACGCCGACGACGACCTGATGGTGGGCGCCGCGGACCCGTTCCAGTTGTTCCGGATCATGCACGAGATCGTCAGCGCCGGTGCATTGGACCCGGAGGCCGGCATCGCGTTCATGCTCGACCAATGCCACAACATCGAGCCGAAGATCCCGGCGATCATCCGCTCCGTGCTCAACGTTCAGGAACTGACCGCCAAGGCGCTGCTGATCGACGCTTCAGCGTTGGCAGCGGCCCAGGAGAACGGCGATGTGCTAGGCGCCAACGAGATCTTCATGGACGCCTTCTACACCGACGTGCGGCCACTGCTCGCGCAGTGGCGCATAGATCGAGGCCTCGATGCCGACCCTATGGCGGCCTACCGGCAGTCAGGTTACGACGAGAAGATCACAGCGGAGCGGGTCGGCGGCGAACAAGCTGGCTGGGGCGCATGA
- a CDS encoding bifunctional aldolase/short-chain dehydrogenase, giving the protein MNDVTTPEVQALLERSNRLGSDPRYTNYAGGNTSAKGVAVDPVTGADVELLWVKGSGGDLGTLTSNGLAVLRLDRMRALVDVYPGVAQEDEMVAAFDYCLHGKGGAAPSIDTAMHGLVDTAHVDHLHPDAGIALATAAEGEALTKECFGDRVVWVPWRRPGFQLGLDIAAIKRANPQAIGCILGGHGITAWGETSEECEARSLEIIQTAERFISTRGTADPFGPVVAGLEPLPEAERRRRAAELAPLIRGLASTDKPMVGHFTDSEAVLDFLAREKLQPLAALGTSCPDHFLRTKVRPLVLDLPPSAPLAETVARLEQLHAAYRADYAAYYSRHATADSPPMRGADPAIVLVPGVGMFSFGQDKQTARVAGEFYVNAINVMRGAEAISTYAPIAESEKFRIEYWALEEAKLQRKPAPKALAGRVALVTGGGSGIGKAIAARLAAEGACVVVADMNADTAAATAAELGSTDVAVPVTVDVTDEAQVSAAFADAALAFGGVDLIVNNAGLSISKPLLETTARDWDLQHDVMARGSFLVSREAARVMTAQRMGGDIVYIASKNGVFAGPNNVAYGAAKADQAHQVRLLAAELGEHGIRVNGVNPDGVVQGSGIFAGGWGAQRAAVYGVPEEELGAFYAKRTLLKREVLPENVANAVFALTGGELSHTTGLHIPVDAGVAAAFLR; this is encoded by the coding sequence ATGAATGACGTGACGACGCCTGAGGTGCAGGCGCTTCTGGAACGAAGCAACCGGCTCGGATCCGATCCGCGGTACACAAACTACGCCGGCGGCAACACCTCGGCCAAAGGTGTGGCCGTTGATCCGGTGACCGGCGCCGACGTCGAGCTGCTCTGGGTCAAAGGCTCCGGAGGTGACCTGGGGACGCTGACCTCCAACGGCCTTGCGGTGCTGCGGCTGGACCGGATGCGTGCGCTCGTCGACGTCTACCCCGGTGTCGCGCAAGAGGACGAGATGGTGGCCGCCTTCGACTATTGCCTGCACGGCAAGGGTGGCGCGGCGCCGTCGATCGACACCGCGATGCATGGCCTCGTGGACACCGCGCATGTCGATCATCTGCATCCCGACGCGGGCATCGCGCTGGCCACTGCCGCCGAGGGCGAAGCATTGACCAAAGAGTGCTTCGGCGATCGTGTGGTCTGGGTCCCGTGGCGCCGGCCCGGATTCCAGCTCGGTCTCGATATCGCCGCCATCAAGAGGGCGAACCCACAGGCTATCGGCTGCATTCTCGGCGGACACGGGATCACTGCCTGGGGTGAGACCAGCGAAGAGTGCGAGGCCCGGTCGTTGGAGATCATCCAGACCGCCGAGCGGTTCATCTCCACGCGTGGCACCGCTGATCCCTTCGGTCCGGTTGTCGCCGGTCTGGAGCCACTACCCGAGGCGGAACGACGCCGGCGGGCGGCCGAGCTGGCACCGCTGATCCGCGGCCTGGCGTCGACAGACAAGCCGATGGTCGGGCATTTCACCGATTCCGAGGCGGTACTGGACTTCCTGGCTCGGGAAAAGCTGCAGCCTCTGGCCGCGCTGGGAACGTCGTGCCCTGATCATTTTCTGCGCACCAAGGTGCGGCCGTTGGTCCTGGATCTGCCGCCCAGCGCCCCGCTCGCGGAGACGGTGGCCAGGCTCGAGCAACTGCACGCCGCCTACCGCGCGGACTATGCGGCCTACTATTCCCGTCACGCCACTGCCGACAGCCCGCCGATGCGTGGCGCGGACCCGGCAATCGTGCTCGTTCCCGGTGTCGGCATGTTCAGCTTCGGCCAGGACAAGCAGACCGCGCGGGTCGCGGGTGAGTTCTACGTCAATGCCATCAACGTGATGCGCGGGGCCGAAGCCATATCGACATACGCCCCGATTGCCGAGAGCGAGAAGTTCCGGATCGAGTATTGGGCGCTCGAGGAGGCCAAACTTCAGCGCAAGCCCGCGCCGAAGGCACTGGCCGGGCGGGTCGCACTGGTCACCGGGGGCGGTTCCGGCATTGGTAAAGCCATCGCCGCCCGTCTGGCCGCCGAAGGCGCGTGCGTCGTCGTCGCTGACATGAACGCTGACACCGCGGCGGCCACCGCCGCGGAGCTCGGCAGCACCGACGTCGCCGTGCCGGTCACCGTTGACGTCACGGACGAAGCCCAGGTCAGCGCCGCATTCGCGGATGCCGCGCTGGCATTCGGGGGGGTGGACCTGATCGTCAACAACGCCGGGTTGTCGATATCGAAGCCGTTGCTCGAAACAACCGCCCGCGATTGGGACCTGCAACACGATGTCATGGCCCGCGGCTCGTTCCTGGTCTCGCGGGAAGCGGCCCGGGTGATGACCGCGCAACGCATGGGCGGCGACATCGTATACATCGCCAGCAAGAACGGTGTCTTCGCCGGGCCGAACAACGTCGCCTACGGGGCTGCGAAGGCCGACCAGGCACACCAGGTACGGCTGCTCGCGGCAGAGCTGGGCGAACACGGTATCCGGGTCAACGGCGTCAACCCGGATGGAGTTGTCCAAGGGTCCGGCATCTTTGCCGGCGGGTGGGGCGCGCAACGCGCGGCCGTGTACGGCGTCCCGGAGGAAGAGTTGGGTGCCTTCTACGCCAAACGCACCTTGTTGAAGCGCGAAGTGCTCCCCGAGAACGTGGCCAACGCCGTATTCGCACTGACCGGCGGCGAGCTGAGTCACACCACCGGACTGCACATACCGGTCGATGCCGGCGTGGCGGCAGCGTTCCTGCGGTGA
- a CDS encoding rhamnulokinase, whose amino-acid sequence MSDETFSAAAVDLGASSGRVVLGRIGPERLEADVVHRFANKPYRDDERLCWNLGELFDGIVNGLARARAADQGLESVAVDSWAVDYGLLDADGSLLGAPVHYRDSRTDGIMDTIRQRLGDEHLYAITGLQFLPFNTLYQLLAEGPERLERAATILLMPDLLTHALTGAVGAERTNASTTQLYDVSRGEWAAELATDLGIPRRILPDIHDPGDPRGRLLPELRERVGDDGRIMVRAAGSHDTASAVAAVPALGERFAYISCGTWSLVGVELDAPVLSLESAAANFTNEVGVDGTIRYLRNVIGLWPLQECVREWAVDGGSASAEFAELLEAANREPALRSVFDPDSAELLSPGDMPERIRKLCADAGLPVPETRAAVVRCILDSLAIGHARAVRDASRLSGRAVDVVHLVGGGSQNRLLAQLTAEATGLPVLAGPTEATALGNLLVQARAAGVLGSQAEARALVAATQRIERFEPAGGLDWSPWIAA is encoded by the coding sequence ATGAGCGACGAGACCTTCAGTGCGGCGGCCGTCGATCTGGGAGCTTCCAGCGGGCGGGTGGTCCTGGGCCGGATCGGTCCGGAGCGGCTCGAGGCGGACGTGGTGCACCGATTCGCCAACAAGCCTTATCGCGACGACGAGCGGCTGTGCTGGAATCTCGGCGAGCTGTTCGATGGGATCGTGAACGGCCTGGCGCGGGCTCGTGCCGCAGACCAGGGGCTCGAATCGGTGGCGGTGGATTCGTGGGCGGTGGACTACGGTCTCCTCGACGCCGACGGCTCGCTGCTGGGCGCTCCGGTGCACTACCGCGACTCGCGAACCGATGGGATCATGGACACGATCCGGCAGCGGCTCGGCGACGAGCACCTGTATGCCATCACCGGCCTGCAATTCCTCCCGTTCAACACGCTCTACCAGTTGCTGGCCGAAGGTCCTGAACGGCTGGAGCGAGCGGCGACCATTTTGCTCATGCCAGATCTGCTCACCCACGCGTTGACCGGCGCTGTGGGCGCGGAACGAACCAACGCCTCGACGACCCAGCTCTATGACGTCTCCCGGGGCGAATGGGCGGCGGAACTGGCCACCGACCTGGGGATACCGCGACGAATTCTGCCGGACATTCACGACCCGGGAGACCCGCGTGGCCGGCTGCTGCCGGAGCTCCGGGAGCGGGTGGGCGACGACGGACGGATCATGGTGCGCGCCGCAGGCTCTCACGACACCGCGTCGGCCGTGGCCGCCGTACCTGCGTTGGGGGAACGTTTCGCGTACATCTCCTGCGGAACGTGGTCGTTGGTCGGCGTCGAGCTCGACGCGCCGGTGCTCAGCCTGGAGAGCGCTGCTGCCAATTTCACCAACGAGGTCGGGGTCGACGGCACCATCAGGTACCTGCGAAACGTCATTGGTCTATGGCCGCTGCAGGAGTGTGTCCGTGAGTGGGCGGTTGACGGTGGTTCCGCGTCGGCCGAGTTCGCTGAGTTGCTCGAGGCCGCTAACCGGGAACCGGCGCTGCGCAGTGTGTTCGATCCGGATTCGGCCGAGCTGTTGTCACCTGGTGACATGCCGGAACGTATCCGCAAGCTGTGCGCCGATGCGGGATTGCCGGTCCCCGAGACCCGGGCTGCCGTGGTCCGATGCATCTTGGACAGTCTGGCGATTGGCCATGCTCGTGCGGTCCGTGATGCCTCGCGGTTGTCCGGCCGGGCGGTAGACGTCGTTCACCTGGTGGGTGGCGGCTCGCAGAACCGGCTGCTGGCGCAGCTCACCGCGGAGGCCACGGGGCTTCCGGTTCTGGCTGGGCCAACGGAGGCGACAGCTCTGGGTAACCTGCTGGTGCAGGCGCGTGCCGCGGGCGTTCTGGGGAGCCAGGCCGAAGCACGCGCACTTGTCGCAGCTACGCAGCGGATAGAGCGGTTTGAACCCGCCGGCGGCCTTGACTGGTCGCCCTGGATCGCGGCCTGA
- a CDS encoding Uma2 family endonuclease: MVNKAHRIPTDRVEPWTFEDLRGFPDSPWRFEIIDGGLHMTPPPGETHEGVRARLEQFIADALDPSHRLLGPVVVDIHPSYLIPDLAVAGMNPSQPANGLVYPSELVLAVEVVSRGSASADRTLKPATYAAAGIPAYWCVETEPRTSLTAYTLTDDASVYTEVGAWLVGDVAHLTEPFHLDLTITDLEK, from the coding sequence GTGGTCAACAAGGCGCACAGAATACCCACCGACCGGGTTGAGCCGTGGACATTCGAGGATCTCCGCGGCTTTCCCGACTCGCCGTGGCGCTTCGAGATCATCGACGGCGGGCTGCACATGACGCCGCCGCCCGGCGAAACCCACGAGGGGGTACGTGCGCGCCTGGAGCAGTTCATCGCCGATGCGCTGGACCCTTCCCATCGCCTTCTGGGGCCGGTCGTGGTGGATATCCATCCCTCGTATCTCATACCGGACCTCGCTGTAGCCGGCATGAACCCGAGTCAGCCGGCCAACGGGCTCGTCTACCCATCAGAGCTGGTACTAGCGGTCGAGGTCGTCTCGCGCGGCTCGGCTTCTGCCGATCGAACACTCAAACCAGCTACGTATGCCGCGGCCGGGATCCCGGCCTACTGGTGTGTCGAAACTGAGCCGCGGACCAGCCTCACCGCCTATACGCTGACCGACGACGCCAGCGTCTACACCGAGGTCGGCGCCTGGCTGGTAGGCGACGTAGCCCACCTGACCGAGCCGTTTCACCTCGACCTCACCATCACCGACCTCGAAAAGTGA
- a CDS encoding ABC transporter ATP-binding protein, giving the protein MLVSILLALFWAGTVALVPVTQGRVIDHAIIDGTAPLMPLLVLLVSIAIARFLLSTGWRYIGGKTAFRIQDDIRLDVYDTLQRLDFTGHAQLQSGQLVSRISSDLRYVHMLLMWIPQVAGSLLSATLAIAIMFTLSPPVATLVLAVIIAVFAVTNRQRRKVYAAGWDAQQREAQMTTRVEETITGVRVVRAFGQQPAETDRLHDSLLDMFAARVRAVRLRAPFMASLQGAPLAGQVLVLLVGGILVLNGHLTIGVFLACTGYLAELVGVARIAGMVLTNAPMCRAATERVGELLDLQAEITEPARPVDVSSDGGAVSFHQVRFAYADGDGHQVMNGFSLDVAAGETIALVGPSGCGKSTALTMLPRFFDPDAGTITVDGIDVRRWSLPELRSRIGVVFENSFLFSDTISANIAYGRPEATDDEIRAAAKAAAADEFITELSDGYDTMVGEEGITLSGGQRQRVALARALLAEPDILLLDDATSSVDVQVEERIHANLKPFLAERTVLLVAYRESTLRLADRVVLVDGGRVVDQGSHHELLQRSALYRDLFGDAEDAADDAGPAGLISRARSGRFEATASAWESRQDATGHLPPAEMEIPQPVAEQIAKLPPPKDAPGVDLAREGSTAGPLRLASFIRPYIGGLLVGLGLVVLEAAIVLLNPMLVRRAVDDGMLAGSLPVLLTICAIAAGLVGVLWWDQRTGLLWTARSTERLLLALRVRIFGQLQRLGIDYYDRTQAGRIMTRMTSDVDAIAQLFQVGLINTVVSLTTFAGMSVVVVVLDPLLALVVLGVIPFAALSTWWYRRRAFPAYDRAREQTSLINANIQESMAGIRVTHAFRREAVNLRRFAALGREYVSASLRGHFATSAYVASIELLSVLAIAAVLGVGAARIEAGTLALGTLIAFLLYLAQVFAPIQQLSQVFDVYQRARTGLVRVRRLLELETSTPVQPNAEPVPQLRGDVRFHQVRLRYAGTSTDAIRDVGLHVPPGQRVAFVGRTGAGKSTLSKLIARFYDPTSGTVLVDGRPLDGLDITSYRRQLGYVPQEPFLFSRTVRENIAYAKATASDAEVEAAARAVGAHEFIERLPGGYHHVVAERGRSLSAGQRQLICLARALLHDPSILILDEATSNLDLASERRVNQAMRVASAGRTTLVVTHRPQSLHWVDRVVVVADGRVAGDEPASDYVARVLQPAG; this is encoded by the coding sequence TTGCTCGTCTCCATTCTGCTAGCCCTGTTCTGGGCTGGCACGGTCGCGCTCGTGCCGGTCACCCAGGGCAGGGTCATCGATCACGCCATCATCGACGGCACGGCACCGTTGATGCCACTGCTGGTGTTGCTCGTCTCGATCGCGATCGCCCGGTTCCTGCTGTCCACCGGCTGGCGCTACATCGGGGGCAAGACCGCGTTCCGCATCCAGGACGACATCCGCCTCGACGTCTACGACACCCTGCAGCGCCTCGACTTCACCGGACATGCACAGCTGCAGAGTGGTCAGCTCGTGTCCCGGATCAGCAGCGACCTGCGCTACGTTCACATGCTGCTGATGTGGATCCCGCAAGTGGCCGGCTCATTGCTTTCGGCCACGCTGGCCATCGCGATCATGTTCACGCTGTCGCCGCCTGTCGCGACGCTCGTCCTCGCGGTGATCATCGCGGTGTTCGCCGTGACCAATCGGCAACGACGCAAGGTCTACGCCGCCGGTTGGGACGCGCAGCAGCGCGAAGCCCAGATGACCACCCGGGTCGAAGAGACCATCACCGGCGTCCGGGTGGTGCGCGCCTTCGGCCAGCAGCCGGCCGAGACAGACCGACTGCACGACTCACTACTGGACATGTTCGCCGCCCGGGTCCGCGCGGTTCGGCTCCGGGCGCCTTTCATGGCGTCGTTGCAGGGTGCGCCGTTGGCCGGGCAGGTGCTGGTGTTGTTGGTCGGCGGCATCCTGGTTCTCAACGGCCATCTCACCATCGGCGTGTTCCTCGCCTGCACCGGTTACCTCGCCGAGCTGGTCGGCGTCGCCCGGATCGCCGGCATGGTCCTGACCAACGCGCCCATGTGCCGGGCGGCGACGGAGCGGGTCGGGGAACTACTCGATCTGCAAGCCGAGATCACCGAACCGGCCCGACCGGTCGACGTCAGTTCTGACGGCGGTGCGGTGTCGTTCCATCAGGTCCGTTTCGCCTACGCCGACGGCGACGGTCACCAGGTCATGAACGGTTTCAGTCTCGACGTCGCGGCCGGGGAGACAATAGCGCTGGTCGGACCCTCGGGGTGTGGCAAGTCCACGGCGCTGACCATGCTGCCCCGGTTCTTCGACCCCGACGCCGGAACCATCACCGTCGACGGCATCGACGTGCGGCGGTGGTCGCTGCCAGAACTGCGGAGCCGGATCGGTGTCGTGTTCGAGAACAGTTTCCTGTTCTCCGACACGATCAGCGCAAACATCGCCTATGGCCGGCCCGAAGCCACCGACGACGAAATCCGCGCCGCCGCGAAAGCCGCGGCGGCGGACGAGTTCATCACCGAACTCTCCGACGGGTACGACACGATGGTCGGAGAAGAAGGAATCACGCTCTCGGGTGGACAGCGGCAGCGGGTCGCACTGGCCCGAGCCCTGCTCGCCGAGCCCGACATCCTTCTGCTCGACGACGCCACGTCGTCCGTCGATGTCCAGGTGGAAGAGCGCATTCACGCGAACCTCAAACCCTTCCTGGCCGAGCGAACCGTTCTCTTGGTCGCCTACCGTGAGTCGACTCTGCGCCTGGCCGACCGGGTTGTCCTTGTGGACGGTGGCCGCGTCGTCGACCAAGGCAGCCACCACGAACTGCTGCAACGATCCGCGCTCTACCGGGACCTCTTCGGCGACGCCGAAGACGCGGCCGACGACGCCGGTCCGGCCGGTCTGATCAGCCGCGCCCGCTCCGGGAGGTTCGAGGCCACCGCATCGGCGTGGGAATCCCGTCAAGATGCCACCGGCCATCTGCCGCCGGCAGAGATGGAGATCCCGCAACCGGTCGCCGAGCAGATCGCCAAGCTCCCGCCGCCGAAGGACGCCCCGGGCGTCGACCTCGCCCGCGAGGGCAGCACCGCCGGACCGCTCCGGCTGGCGTCGTTCATCCGCCCGTACATCGGCGGCCTGCTGGTGGGGCTGGGCCTCGTCGTGCTAGAAGCCGCGATCGTACTGCTCAACCCGATGCTGGTCCGTCGTGCCGTCGACGACGGGATGCTGGCCGGTTCGCTACCGGTGCTGCTGACCATCTGCGCCATCGCCGCCGGCCTGGTCGGTGTGTTGTGGTGGGACCAGCGGACCGGATTGCTCTGGACCGCGCGCAGCACCGAACGTCTCCTGCTCGCGCTGCGGGTGCGGATCTTCGGCCAGTTGCAACGGCTAGGAATCGACTACTACGACCGCACGCAGGCCGGCCGGATCATGACCCGGATGACATCCGACGTGGACGCCATCGCCCAGCTTTTCCAGGTCGGCCTGATCAACACCGTCGTCAGCCTGACGACATTCGCGGGAATGTCCGTGGTGGTCGTCGTGCTCGACCCGCTGCTGGCGCTCGTGGTACTCGGTGTCATCCCGTTCGCCGCGTTGAGCACGTGGTGGTACCGACGCCGCGCCTTCCCAGCCTATGACCGCGCCCGCGAGCAGACATCGCTGATCAACGCCAACATCCAGGAAAGCATGGCCGGGATCCGGGTCACCCATGCATTCCGGCGCGAGGCGGTCAACCTGCGGCGCTTCGCAGCGCTCGGCCGCGAGTACGTCTCGGCGAGTCTGCGCGGACATTTCGCCACGTCGGCCTACGTCGCCTCCATCGAACTGCTGTCCGTGCTCGCCATCGCCGCGGTGCTCGGCGTCGGAGCAGCCCGGATCGAGGCGGGAACGCTGGCGCTGGGGACGCTCATCGCGTTCCTGCTGTACCTGGCTCAGGTCTTCGCGCCGATCCAGCAGCTCTCCCAAGTGTTCGACGTGTACCAGCGGGCCCGGACCGGCTTGGTCCGAGTCCGCCGGTTACTCGAACTGGAGACGTCCACGCCGGTCCAGCCCAACGCCGAACCGGTCCCGCAACTGCGCGGCGACGTCCGCTTCCACCAGGTGCGGCTGCGCTATGCCGGCACCTCCACCGACGCCATCCGCGACGTGGGGTTGCACGTTCCTCCAGGCCAACGTGTCGCCTTTGTGGGTCGCACCGGCGCCGGAAAGTCGACGTTGTCCAAGCTGATCGCTCGCTTCTACGACCCCACCTCCGGAACGGTGCTGGTCGACGGCCGGCCACTGGACGGGCTCGACATCACCAGCTACCGGCGGCAGCTCGGCTACGTCCCACAGGAGCCGTTCCTGTTCTCCCGGACGGTCCGGGAGAACATCGCCTACGCGAAAGCAACTGCGAGTGACGCCGAGGTCGAGGCCGCCGCGCGCGCCGTAGGAGCTCACGAGTTCATCGAGCGGCTGCCCGGCGGGTACCACCACGTGGTCGCCGAGCGCGGCCGGTCACTGTCGGCCGGTCAGCGCCAGCTGATCTGCCTCGCACGTGCCCTGTTGCATGACCCGTCGATCCTGATTCTCGACGAGGCCACGTCCAACCTCGATCTAGCCAGCGAACGGCGGGTCAACCAGGCGATGCGGGTGGCGTCGGCCGGGCGGACGACACTGGTGGTCACGCATCGGCCGCAGTCGCTGCATTGGGTCGACCGGGTCGTCGTCGTCGCCGACGGCAGGGTCGCCGGGGACGAACCGGCGTCGGACTATGTGGCCCGGGTGCTCCAGCCGGCCGGCTAA